The following are from one region of the Chanos chanos chromosome 10, fChaCha1.1, whole genome shotgun sequence genome:
- the papss2a gene encoding bifunctional 3'-phosphoadenosine 5'-phosphosulfate synthase 2a isoform X1, which yields MSEIKQQRTDQKRATNVVYQDHHVSRSKRGQVVGTRGGFRGCTVWLTGLSGAGKTTVGFALEEYLVNHSIPCYSLDGDNIRHGLNKNLGFSAEDREENIRRIAEVAKLFADAGLVCITSFISPFTKDRAKARQIHERAGLPFFEVFVNAPLEVCESRDVKGLYRKARAGEIKGFTGIDSDYEQPEAPELVLKTGEITVNECIQQLLDLLKEQGIIPTGVVEEVNELFVPENKLELAQAEASKLPTISITKVDLQWIQVLAEGWASPLKGFMREREYLQVLHFNNLLDGGAINMSIPIVLPVTTETKERLNESAAVALEYQGRRVAILRDPEFFEHRKEERCSRQWGTTCPKHPHIKMVMESGDWLVGGDLEVLERIRWNDGLDQYRLTPKELKQKFKEMKADAVFAFQLRNPVHNGHALLMTDTRRRLEERGYCRPVLLLHPLGGWTKDDDVPLDWRMRQHAAVLEEGVLDPTSTIVAIFPSPMMYAGPTEVQWHCRARMIAGASFYIVGRDPAGMPHPETGKDLYEPTHGGKVLSMAPGLTSVEIIPFRVAAYNKTKRAMDFYDKERHADFEFISGTKMRKLARSGENPPDGFMAPKAWKVLTEYYTSLQKDQ from the exons ATGTCCGAGATCAAGCAGCAGCGCACG gatCAGAAAAGGGCCACTAATGTGGTCTATCAAGACCACCATGTGAGCCGCAGTAAAAGAGGACAGGTTGTGGGGACCAGAGGGGGATTCCGAGGTTGCACTGTGTGGCTCACAG gtctATCAGGAGCAGGTAAGACCACTGTGGGCTTTGCACTGGAGGAGTATCTGGTTAATCACAGCATTCCCTGTTACTCACTGGATGGAGATAACATCCGTCATGGACTCAACAAGAACCTGGGCTTCAGCGCCGAAGACCGCGAGGAGAACATTCGCCGAATCGCTGAAGTTGCTAAACTGTTTGCCGATGCTGGCTTGGTCTGCATCACCAGCTTCATCTCACCCTTCACTAAA gaCCGTGCAAAGGCTCGGCAGATCCATGAAAGGGCGGGGCTGCCATTCTTTGAGGTGTTTGTGAATGCACCCTTGGAGGTGTGTGAGAGTCGTGATGTAAAAGGGCTCTACAGAAAAGCAAGAGCTGGGGAGATTAAAG GCTTCACTGGTATCGACTCTGACTATGAGCAGCCAGAAGCCCCTGAGTTGGTTTTGAAGACAGGAGAGATCACCGTGAACGAGTGTATTCAGCAGCTGTTAGACCTACTGAAAGAACAG GGTATCATTCCCACTGGGGTCGTGGAAGAGGTCAATGAACTCTTTGTGCCTGAGAACAAGCTTGAGCTTGCACAAGCTGAGGCCAGCAAGTTGCCTACAATCAGCATCACCAAG gtggaCCTCCAGTGGATACAAGTGTTAGCTGAGGGCTGGGCCAGCCCCCTGAAAGGTttcatgagggagagagaatatctACAAGTCCTACACTTCAATAACCTGCTAGATG GTGGTGCTATCAACATGTCCATACCAATTGTCCTGCCGGTCACCACAGAAACCAAAGAGCGTCTGAACGAGAGTGCAGCTGTGGCGTTAGAGTACCAGGGTCGCCGGGTGGCCATATTGCGAGACCCAGAGTTCTTTGAACACCGTAAAGAGGAGCGCTGTTCACGGCAGTGGGGCACCACCTGCCCCAAACATCCCCACATAAAG ATGGTGATGGAGAGCGGTGACTGGCTGGTGGGTGGTGACTTGGAGGTACTGGAAAGAATCAGATGGAATGATGGACTGGATCAGTACCGCCTCACCCcaaaagagttaaaacaaaagttTAAGGAGATGAAGGCAG atgCTGTGTTTGCCTTTCAGCTGAGGAACCCGGTGCATAATGGCCATGCCCTGCTGATGACGGACACTCGTCGACGTCTAGAAGAACGTGGGTATTGCAGGCCAGTGCTCCTGCTTCACCCTCTAGGAGGCTGGACAAAGGACGATGATGTGCCGCTAGATTGGAGGATGAGGCAGCATGCGGCTGTGTTAGAGGAGGGAGTCTTGGACCCTACTTCTACCATTGTGGCCATATTCCCATCCCCTATGATGTATGCTGGACCCACAGAG GTGCAGTGGCACTGTCGGGCAAGGATGATTGCTGGGGCTAGCTTCTATATTGTGGGCCGTGATCCCGCTGGAATGCCCCACCCAGAGACTGGAAAGGACCTTTATGAGCCAACTCATGGAGGTAAAGTCCTATCCATGGCCCCTGGACTCACTTCAGTGGAGATCATCCCCTTCCGAGTTGCAGCTTACAATAAGACCAAAAGAGCCATGGACTTCTATGACAAGGAAAG ACATGCTGATTTTGAGTTCATCTCTGGGACCAAAATGAGGAAGCTGGCACGGAGTGGAGAAAACCCTCCAGATGGTTTCATGGCTCCAAAGGCCTGGAAGGTTCTGACTGAGTACTACACCTCCCTACAGAAAGACCAGTAA
- the papss2a gene encoding bifunctional 3'-phosphoadenosine 5'-phosphosulfate synthase 2a isoform X2 → MSEIKQQRTEDQKRATNVVYQDHHVSRSKRGQVVGTRGGFRGCTVWLTGLSGAGKTTVGFALEEYLVNHSIPCYSLDGDNIRHGLNKNLGFSAEDREENIRRIAEVAKLFADAGLVCITSFISPFTKDRAKARQIHERAGLPFFEVFVNAPLEVCESRDVKGLYRKARAGEIKGFTGIDSDYEQPEAPELVLKTGEITVNECIQQLLDLLKEQGIIPTGVVEEVNELFVPENKLELAQAEASKLPTISITKVDLQWIQVLAEGWASPLKGFMREREYLQVLHFNNLLDGGAINMSIPIVLPVTTETKERLNESAAVALEYQGRRVAILRDPEFFEHRKEERCSRQWGTTCPKHPHIKMVMESGDWLVGGDLEVLERIRWNDGLDQYRLTPKELKQKFKEMKADAVFAFQLRNPVHNGHALLMTDTRRRLEERGYCRPVLLLHPLGGWTKDDDVPLDWRMRQHAAVLEEGVLDPTSTIVAIFPSPMMYAGPTEVQWHCRARMIAGASFYIVGRDPAGMPHPETGKDLYEPTHGGKVLSMAPGLTSVEIIPFRVAAYNKTKRAMDFYDKERHADFEFISGTKMRKLARSGENPPDGFMAPKAWKVLTEYYTSLQKDQ, encoded by the exons ATGTCCGAGATCAAGCAGCAGCGCACG GAA gatCAGAAAAGGGCCACTAATGTGGTCTATCAAGACCACCATGTGAGCCGCAGTAAAAGAGGACAGGTTGTGGGGACCAGAGGGGGATTCCGAGGTTGCACTGTGTGGCTCACAG gtctATCAGGAGCAGGTAAGACCACTGTGGGCTTTGCACTGGAGGAGTATCTGGTTAATCACAGCATTCCCTGTTACTCACTGGATGGAGATAACATCCGTCATGGACTCAACAAGAACCTGGGCTTCAGCGCCGAAGACCGCGAGGAGAACATTCGCCGAATCGCTGAAGTTGCTAAACTGTTTGCCGATGCTGGCTTGGTCTGCATCACCAGCTTCATCTCACCCTTCACTAAA gaCCGTGCAAAGGCTCGGCAGATCCATGAAAGGGCGGGGCTGCCATTCTTTGAGGTGTTTGTGAATGCACCCTTGGAGGTGTGTGAGAGTCGTGATGTAAAAGGGCTCTACAGAAAAGCAAGAGCTGGGGAGATTAAAG GCTTCACTGGTATCGACTCTGACTATGAGCAGCCAGAAGCCCCTGAGTTGGTTTTGAAGACAGGAGAGATCACCGTGAACGAGTGTATTCAGCAGCTGTTAGACCTACTGAAAGAACAG GGTATCATTCCCACTGGGGTCGTGGAAGAGGTCAATGAACTCTTTGTGCCTGAGAACAAGCTTGAGCTTGCACAAGCTGAGGCCAGCAAGTTGCCTACAATCAGCATCACCAAG gtggaCCTCCAGTGGATACAAGTGTTAGCTGAGGGCTGGGCCAGCCCCCTGAAAGGTttcatgagggagagagaatatctACAAGTCCTACACTTCAATAACCTGCTAGATG GTGGTGCTATCAACATGTCCATACCAATTGTCCTGCCGGTCACCACAGAAACCAAAGAGCGTCTGAACGAGAGTGCAGCTGTGGCGTTAGAGTACCAGGGTCGCCGGGTGGCCATATTGCGAGACCCAGAGTTCTTTGAACACCGTAAAGAGGAGCGCTGTTCACGGCAGTGGGGCACCACCTGCCCCAAACATCCCCACATAAAG ATGGTGATGGAGAGCGGTGACTGGCTGGTGGGTGGTGACTTGGAGGTACTGGAAAGAATCAGATGGAATGATGGACTGGATCAGTACCGCCTCACCCcaaaagagttaaaacaaaagttTAAGGAGATGAAGGCAG atgCTGTGTTTGCCTTTCAGCTGAGGAACCCGGTGCATAATGGCCATGCCCTGCTGATGACGGACACTCGTCGACGTCTAGAAGAACGTGGGTATTGCAGGCCAGTGCTCCTGCTTCACCCTCTAGGAGGCTGGACAAAGGACGATGATGTGCCGCTAGATTGGAGGATGAGGCAGCATGCGGCTGTGTTAGAGGAGGGAGTCTTGGACCCTACTTCTACCATTGTGGCCATATTCCCATCCCCTATGATGTATGCTGGACCCACAGAG GTGCAGTGGCACTGTCGGGCAAGGATGATTGCTGGGGCTAGCTTCTATATTGTGGGCCGTGATCCCGCTGGAATGCCCCACCCAGAGACTGGAAAGGACCTTTATGAGCCAACTCATGGAGGTAAAGTCCTATCCATGGCCCCTGGACTCACTTCAGTGGAGATCATCCCCTTCCGAGTTGCAGCTTACAATAAGACCAAAAGAGCCATGGACTTCTATGACAAGGAAAG ACATGCTGATTTTGAGTTCATCTCTGGGACCAAAATGAGGAAGCTGGCACGGAGTGGAGAAAACCCTCCAGATGGTTTCATGGCTCCAAAGGCCTGGAAGGTTCTGACTGAGTACTACACCTCCCTACAGAAAGACCAGTAA
- the minpp1a gene encoding multiple inositol polyphosphate phosphatase 1a codes for MFRILFVVSCLVNSICLFLLSFACNVPNVPKIANYFGTKSRYEEVNPYLINDINAVNESLVKPPSPGCQAVHLSAIIRHGTRFPTTNNIRRMRKFHDLVISLAASNDSCVQQIKTWNMWYTDDMDGRLVRKGRKDLWHLAVRLTKSFPSLLTEENLREGRIKFITSSKHRCVNSTIAFKEGLADTLHTSDSNVEYIINDALMRFFDQCLRFVEKSKAAAVEVDNFKSGAHMRRVQEKIADRLQIPYGNITNDMVEAAFYLCSYEFSIKGESSPWCQLFDEVDAKTIEYAGDLKHYWKKGYGHDINSKSSCILFQDLFSRLDKAAQERRSGEQLSEVVTVQVGHAETLLPLLTLLGFFKDNEQLTATNFDKQDGRAFRTSHIMPYAANLLVTLYDCPEGFRLQFRLNEKPLTLPGIADPAPTYQAVREHYSILLSGCDQETVCKLSK; via the exons atgttcagGATACTTTTTGTTGTTTCGTGCTTGGTAAACAgtatttgtctctttttgttgaGTTTTGCTTGTAATGTACCCAATGTACCTAAGATTGCCAACTATTTCGGTACGAAGAGTCGTTATGAGGAGGTAAACCCTTACTTAATCAATGACATAAATGCAGTCAATGAATCGTTAGTGAAGCCGCCGTCTCCAGGATGCCAAGCCGTTCATCTAAGTGCTATTATACGACACGGCACCAGATTCCCGACCACGAACAACATCAGAAGGATGCGCAAATTCCATGACCTCGTTATTTCTTTGGCCGCAAGTAATGACAGCTGTGTACAACAAATTAAAACGTGGAATATGTGGTATACCGACGACATGGATGGTCGACTGGTCAGAAAGGGTCGCAAGGACCTCTGGCACTTGGCAGTCAGACTGACTAAATCGTTCCCTTCGTTGTTAACGGAGGAGAACCTACGAGAAGGCCGCATCAAATTTATTACCAGCTCTAAACACAGGTGTGTCAATAGTACCATTGCTTTCAAGGAGGGTCTCGCGGACACATTGCATACATCAG aCAGCAATGTTGAATACATCATAAATGATGCGCTCATGCGCTTCTTCGACCAGTGCTTGCGGTTTGTGGAGAAGAGCAAAGCTGCAGCTGTGGAGGTTGACAACTTCAAGAGCGGTGCACACATGAGAAGGGTTCAGGAGAAGATAGCCGACCGTCTACAGATCCCCTACGGAAACATTACAAATG ATATGGTGGAGGCAGCATTCTACTTGTGTTCTTATGAGTTTTCCATCAAAGGAGAGAGCTCCCCCTGGTGTCAACTCTTTGATGAGGTGGATGCAAAG ACCATAGAGTATGCTGGTGATCTGAAGCACTACTGGAAGAAAGGCTATGGCCACGACATCAACAGCAAATCGAGCTGCATCCTCTTCCAGGACCTGTTTAGCCGACTGGACAAAGCAGCACAGGAGAGGCG gtCAGGTGAACAGTTGTCAGAGGTGGTGACAGTGCAGGTTGGTCATGCTGAAACTTTATTGCCCTTACTCACTCTGTTGGGCTTTTTCAAGGACAACGAACAGCTGACTGCCACCAACTTTGACAAGCAGGACGGTCGGGCTTTTCGCACCAGCCACATTATGCCATATGCTGCCAATCTGCTGGTGACCCTATATGACTGTCCAGAGGGATTCCGTTTGCAGTTTCGGTTAAATGAAAAACCCTTAACCCTTCCTGGGATAGCAGATCCTGCCCCCACTTACCAGGCTGTGAGAGAGCACTACAGCATTTTGTTGAGCGGGTGTGACCAAGAGACCGTATGCAAATTAAGCAAATAG